The Thermotoga sp. SG1 region CTTGCCAATGAGTTGTGGAACAACTCTGAACGATGAAGAAATTTTTGCTTCTGCCGAAGGACGTGATCCGAATGATTATTTTGTTTTTGTGATGACAGGAACCAACGACTTTGCGTATGCCTATGATAAAGCCAGAGTGGATCGTATGAGAAAATCCCCTTATTTCATTGATTTCGATGAAAGTCCTGATGGTAATTTTGCGTTTCGCGTTAAGGATGGATATTCTCATGATATGCGAGCTGCAATGGAATACATTTATAACGGATTGAAAGTATTCTGGGGAGGTGATGAAAAGACGCAGGAAAAACAAAGAGAAAATCGGCAAGTCTCGAAAAATGATCAATCCTTTAAACCTTTCACTACAGACACAAAAATTGAAGATGTGATAAAAGATCCGTCTTTTGGAAAGTTCGGAAGGCTTCTTTTCCCGACGGATAAAAGGTATTACAGTGGAGATACCCTTGGTGAGCTCTCCCTGACATGGTATGGCAAACTTAATCCGAATAAAACAGTGGAAATCGTTAATTACTTGAAAAAACGTGTCGAGTCAGGAGATACAATTTTCTACGACATTTATTCAGATGAAGAAAAAGTCCGGGATCCTGACAAAGAGAACACGGGGTTGTTCTTCTTTCGCGGCAACAAGGGTGCAAAAACGGCCATCATCGTTGCGGGTGGTGGATTTGCGTATGTTGGTGCGATGCAGGACAGTTTTCCACATGCTCTTGAGCTCAGCAAAATGGGGTACAACGCGTTCGCTTTAATTTATCGTCCAGATCCGCAGGCAGCCTGTGAAGATCTTGCTCGGGCGATTGCTTTTTTGCATGAAAACGCCGGCGAAATCGGAATAGATATGGAGGACTATTCTCTCTGGGGAGGATCTGCCGGAGCACGTGTGGTGGCGTGGGTAGGAAGTTACGGGACCGAAAGCTTTGGAGAAAAGAGATATCCGCACCCAGCGATTGTTGTTATGCAGTATACTGCTCTGTCGGAAGTGACGGGAAGAGAACCTCCTACATTTGCAGTTGTGGGAACGAATGATGCGATCGTGCCATATAAGACGATGGTAGATAGAATCAACAAGATTAAAGCAAATGGAACCGATGCGGAAATAACGATCTTTCCAGGACTTCCACATGGATTTGGTCTTGGGGAAGGAACTATCGCTGAAGGCTGGATATATGATGCTGTAAGGTTTTGGGAAAAACACATGACACGATGATCGTTCCAAACTGAAATGGGGAGATGAAAATATGAAAGCTCTTATAGTTTACTACAGCTGGTCTGGAAATACTCGCAAAATAGCAAGGTTAATCCAGGAAATAACAGGCGGAGACATCGTTGAACTAGTTCCTGAAAGGCCCTATCCTTCTTCTTACAGGGAAACTGTCGAGCAGGCAAAAGGAGAGATAAAAACAGGCTACAAACCTCCCTTGAAGACGAAAATTGAAGGTGTCGAAAAGTATGACGTCATCTTTCTTGGAACACCGAACTGGTGGGGAACGGTGGCACCACCTGTTGCCACGTTTCTTTCCCAGTACGATCTTTCTGGAAAGAAGATTGCTCCGTTCATCAGCCATGGAGGGGGAGGAAAACAGCGAATCGTGGAGGATATAAAGAGAATGTGCCCAGGTTCAAAGGTTCTGATGGAACTTGCTGTGTATTACGATGGGGGAAGAGATCTCGAAAGGGTAGTTTCAGACTGGGTCAGAAAGGTGCTAGAATCGAACTGATGAACGCACCTGGGGGAACAAAAATGATCAAAAGAACGTTTTTTCTGATGGCCTTTGTGCTTGTTGTTTCATCTTTTGCGGGTGTTCTTCACTTTGAACACGCCGACATCGTCTATCCGAAAGGATACTACGAGAATGCCGTTCTTGTTGGAAATATCTTTGAGACGATAAGACCGAAAGTGATAGAACTCGTCGGGAACGATCCCGGGCGGATAACGATCGTTCTCAAAGACAGGGGCACAGTCTCCAACGGCTACACGATGCCGTTTTTTCACAGAACGATCGTGATCTACCCGTGGCCACCAGAGGGCTGGAAGCACTTTCAACTTCCGCTCGAAGACTGGTACACCTACGTTCTGATCCACGAGTTCTCGCACATGTGCCATCTCACCTACCAGGGTGATCTGGAGAAAACTCTCACAGAGCTCACAGGACTTCCCCTTTATCCACAACTTTTCAGTGGGTTGATCGAAGGAGTTACTCTTTTCAACGAGAGCTATTTTTCTCCCTCTTCCGGAAGACTGAACAACCCTTTCTATTCGGATGGATTGTTTTATTACTCCCTTTCGAGTTTTCCCTCTCCTTCTTACAGTGAGATAGTACCAGAAGACGACTATCGGAGAGATCTTCTCTACTACAACTTCACCGGGGGGTTTTACGAGTACCTTGTAGAAACATATGGCCTTGAAAAGGTGAAGGAGTTCTTCCGTGAGTCGTCAAAGATAGCAAGTGGTGATGCCTATAGAAAGGTTTTCGGAAAGAGTTTGAACGAGATTTACACGGACTGGATCTTCTCCCTCACAGATCTCAGCTACGATCAGGGAGATCTGATTCACACAGCAGAGAACACAAGGCTTTACAAACTTGACCTCTTCGAAAACAACCTTGTGGTTTTGAGTGAAGAGTACGGTTCTTTCACCTCTTATACGGGAATGAAAAAAGAATCGCTCAGGTTCATCGATTTTGATGGAAAGAAAGCAAAGGAGATACCTCTGGAAAACGCAATCGATGTGAAGTACGACGATGGAAGGATCTACGCCCTCTGCAAAGAACGTTCTTTTGATCGATACGAAAACGTTCTCTGGAATGTGACAGAGAAAAAGATCATCGAAAAAGGAAACATAAGCGCTTTTGCCGTTCAAAATGGCAGAGTTTATCTTTCTTTCTACGATACAGAATCGATGAAAAGCAGAATAAAAGGACCACAGTTTGAGTACGTGTTCGATGGGTTCATCAGGTACATGGACGCCTCTGAAGACTACATCGCACTTTTGACGCTCGACAACAAAATCATCGTTCTGGACAGAAAAACAAAAAGGGAAGTTTCAAAAATCAACACACCGGAGATGAAGGGACCGTACGTTCGCTTCTGGAGAGACGGTGTGATCTTCGTTCAGGTAAAAGGTGACTATACTATACCGTGCTACTACGATCTGAAGGAAAAAAGGCTGTATTCTCTGGCAGAGAAAACTCTTCTCAGTGATTTCCTGGTTGAAGGTGACACTCTTTACTACATCAGCTATGTCCCGTATGGAAAAACAGGTGGAATGGGTGTGTACAGAAAGAGCCTGAAAATGAAACCCCTGAAAACAAGCAAAGAAGATTATCACTTTTCAAAGGAAGAGACTATCTTTACCGCCTCTGACGAAACTTCGTTCAGGATAAAGAAATTTCTCAGGCCCGTTCTACACGTGTCTCTGTACTTACCAGAAGTGAGAGAGAAAGAAGTGGTTCACAACTTTTCTTTTCTTCTCGGTTTTTCCAGCGTGGAAAACGATGTTCAGTTCTTTCTCATGCCGAACGTGAACTCGAAAGACGGATTCAGCAAGTACGT contains the following coding sequences:
- a CDS encoding alpha/beta hydrolase-fold protein, whose protein sequence is MKRRAITVLIMFTIFLVVAHGRNVMIPEKLKEIPDEYFKPSKQPGTLTELYYDTYESFSYSEKSRPIRKRAIVYLPYGYNENQKYDVFYLMHGGWGDETSMLGTPEKPSPLKNVIDNAIAAGEIKPLIIVCPTYNNTNENGLDSANFSLAMQLTRNYPNELLNDLIPAVEGTYSTYAESTSKENLIASRDHRGFGGFSMGAVATWRIFRYALDYFRYFLPMSCGTTLNDEEIFASAEGRDPNDYFVFVMTGTNDFAYAYDKARVDRMRKSPYFIDFDESPDGNFAFRVKDGYSHDMRAAMEYIYNGLKVFWGGDEKTQEKQRENRQVSKNDQSFKPFTTDTKIEDVIKDPSFGKFGRLLFPTDKRYYSGDTLGELSLTWYGKLNPNKTVEIVNYLKKRVESGDTIFYDIYSDEEKVRDPDKENTGLFFFRGNKGAKTAIIVAGGGFAYVGAMQDSFPHALELSKMGYNAFALIYRPDPQAACEDLARAIAFLHENAGEIGIDMEDYSLWGGSAGARVVAWVGSYGTESFGEKRYPHPAIVVMQYTALSEVTGREPPTFAVVGTNDAIVPYKTMVDRINKIKANGTDAEITIFPGLPHGFGLGEGTIAEGWIYDAVRFWEKHMTR
- a CDS encoding flavodoxin — translated: MKALIVYYSWSGNTRKIARLIQEITGGDIVELVPERPYPSSYRETVEQAKGEIKTGYKPPLKTKIEGVEKYDVIFLGTPNWWGTVAPPVATFLSQYDLSGKKIAPFISHGGGGKQRIVEDIKRMCPGSKVLMELAVYYDGGRDLERVVSDWVRKVLESN